One window from the genome of Pseudalkalibacillus hwajinpoensis encodes:
- a CDS encoding cell wall hydrolase, translated as MKFVHVLGSLVLASCFYLFVLEDNASAMMDTGSRGSEVQHMQSILEKLDYFHTTPTGYYGSVTKEAVRNFQADFGLSADGVAGTNTLNMLSNLEMIAHVVHGESRGELYEGKVAVAAVILNRVQSSSFPGSTYGVIYQQNAFTALNDGQYWLTPDASSYRAAKDAYFGWDPSDGATYYYNPSGVSDEWIYSRDVIKTIGQHVYAR; from the coding sequence ATGAAATTTGTACATGTCCTTGGTTCCCTCGTCCTTGCATCATGCTTTTATTTATTCGTCTTAGAGGACAATGCATCAGCAATGATGGACACGGGATCAAGAGGATCAGAAGTTCAGCACATGCAGTCAATTTTAGAGAAGCTCGATTACTTCCATACGACGCCAACGGGCTATTATGGATCGGTGACGAAAGAAGCGGTTCGTAATTTCCAGGCGGATTTTGGACTTAGCGCAGATGGCGTAGCGGGTACGAATACGCTGAACATGCTGAGTAATCTTGAGATGATCGCACATGTTGTTCATGGTGAATCTCGTGGTGAGCTCTATGAAGGTAAGGTTGCGGTCGCCGCTGTTATCTTGAATCGCGTTCAATCCTCTTCGTTTCCAGGGAGTACATACGGGGTAATTTATCAACAGAATGCGTTTACCGCTTTGAATGATGGCCAGTACTGGCTCACGCCTGATGCTTCTTCTTACCGCGCTGCGAAGGATGCTTACTTTGGATGGGATCCATCTGACGGTGCGACGTATTACTACAATCCGAGTGGCGTGTCGGATGAGTGGATTTATTCGCGTGATGTGATTAAGACGATTGGGCAGCATGTGTATGCGCGGTAG
- a CDS encoding cell wall-binding repeat-containing protein gives MAPYMRMIGEKKRMKKALGLLSTAILAGSLLAPAASAATTDTEIMRIEGADRYETAVKIAKVDYEKGDTPEVVFATGLDFPDALAGAPLAYEMDAPILLTQTKSIPAKVKEALTYFGVDHVTILGGTKAISKDVEAELKKMNIDYDRIAGENRYDTAAKIAAELSPSPFDSAYVTYGGNYPDALSVAAIAALEGSPILLTQTNSLPVETEKALKNYSESIAIGGPAVISNDVLKKLPSKERIAGVDRYDTSVKVVEERYGPAFSVTLATGAGFADALTGSIYAANGFEPVVLTKKNGLSDQAKAFFRDSETEYYTILGGKSAIGVGVEQDINHLFD, from the coding sequence ATGGCACCATATATGAGAATGATAGGGGAAAAGAAACGAATGAAAAAGGCACTTGGTTTATTATCAACCGCAATCCTCGCAGGAAGCTTGCTTGCTCCTGCTGCTTCAGCTGCTACAACTGACACGGAGATTATGAGAATTGAAGGGGCTGACCGCTACGAAACGGCTGTGAAAATCGCTAAAGTCGACTATGAAAAAGGCGACACTCCGGAAGTTGTTTTCGCAACAGGTCTCGATTTTCCTGACGCCCTTGCTGGAGCACCGCTTGCTTACGAGATGGATGCACCAATCCTATTAACACAAACTAAATCGATTCCAGCTAAAGTTAAAGAAGCTCTAACTTACTTCGGCGTTGATCACGTCACCATTCTTGGCGGCACGAAGGCAATTTCGAAGGATGTCGAAGCCGAGCTAAAGAAAATGAATATTGATTATGATCGTATCGCAGGAGAGAATCGCTATGACACGGCAGCTAAAATCGCCGCTGAACTTAGCCCATCTCCATTTGATTCAGCTTATGTAACGTACGGAGGGAATTATCCTGATGCTTTATCCGTTGCAGCGATTGCAGCGCTTGAAGGCAGTCCGATCCTTTTGACTCAAACAAATTCGCTTCCTGTTGAAACAGAGAAGGCACTTAAAAATTACAGTGAATCGATTGCGATTGGCGGACCAGCTGTGATTAGTAACGACGTTTTGAAAAAGCTCCCTAGCAAAGAGCGAATTGCAGGCGTTGATCGCTATGATACATCTGTGAAAGTAGTAGAAGAACGTTATGGCCCAGCGTTCTCAGTCACGCTTGCAACAGGAGCAGGCTTTGCCGATGCGTTAACGGGATCGATTTATGCAGCAAACGGCTTTGAGCCGGTAGTGTTAACGAAGAAAAACGGTTTATCGGATCAAGCTAAAGCATTTTTCCGCGATAGTGAAACGGAATACTACACGATTCTTGGTGGAAAAAGTGCCATTGGCGTAGGCGTTGAACAAGACATAAATCACTTATTTGATTAA
- a CDS encoding cell wall-binding repeat-containing protein, whose amino-acid sequence MKKVLGLVSTALLAGSLIGGPVASASTHDALMKKAQKMTMNDGYDDWEYISEVEPNNSFKEANSYINDDVMTGKLTDQDQDFYKFEVEADEPVSLSFGAGTDEEEPTMELWVDLYDENQKKITPDYEEGEYGYYGGIEELEPGTYYFRVTDSANKNNNVDYYFSAFTYSNDPIVMRIAGEDRYETAVEIAKTGFEEGYTRHVVLATGQNFPDALAGAPLAYQYSAPILLTQTKELPASVKEALTYFGTEHVTILGGQTAVSKNVEKSLTKMGITFDRIEGKDRYETAAKIAKQIDPYFSDTAFVTYGGNFPDALSVASIAAAQGSPILLTKTKEIPAVTAKALKNYNDTYVIGGTAVVSNTVFNKLPHPKRISGENRYDTSVQVAKQLDTSGYAVNLATGENFADALSGSVLAANFYEPVLLTRKNELPKEVKKLFMDKDTFFFTIFGGPNAISEDVEDEIWEMFE is encoded by the coding sequence ATGAAAAAAGTACTTGGATTAGTATCAACCGCACTCCTGGCAGGAAGCCTCATTGGTGGGCCTGTTGCCTCTGCCTCCACCCACGATGCGCTTATGAAAAAAGCGCAGAAAATGACGATGAACGACGGTTATGATGATTGGGAATACATCTCTGAAGTCGAACCAAATAATAGTTTCAAAGAAGCAAATTCCTATATAAATGATGACGTCATGACCGGTAAATTAACCGATCAGGATCAAGATTTCTATAAATTCGAAGTCGAAGCAGACGAGCCAGTCTCCCTATCTTTCGGTGCAGGTACGGATGAAGAAGAGCCAACAATGGAGCTTTGGGTTGATCTTTATGATGAGAATCAGAAGAAAATCACACCTGATTACGAAGAAGGCGAATACGGTTATTACGGAGGTATCGAGGAGCTTGAGCCTGGAACCTACTATTTCAGAGTCACGGATTCCGCTAATAAAAATAATAACGTAGACTACTATTTCTCCGCCTTCACGTACTCCAATGATCCAATCGTGATGAGAATCGCAGGCGAAGACCGTTACGAGACAGCGGTTGAAATCGCCAAGACAGGATTTGAAGAAGGCTACACCAGACACGTTGTTCTTGCGACAGGACAAAACTTCCCTGATGCCCTTGCAGGAGCACCACTTGCTTATCAATATAGCGCGCCAATCCTTCTCACCCAAACGAAAGAGCTACCAGCTTCTGTGAAAGAAGCGCTAACCTATTTTGGAACAGAGCACGTCACGATCCTTGGTGGCCAAACAGCTGTATCAAAGAATGTGGAAAAGTCCCTCACAAAAATGGGCATCACATTCGATCGTATTGAAGGAAAAGATCGCTACGAAACAGCTGCCAAAATTGCTAAACAAATCGATCCTTATTTCAGTGATACAGCGTTTGTCACCTACGGAGGAAACTTCCCAGATGCGTTATCTGTCGCCTCCATTGCGGCTGCACAGGGAAGTCCAATTTTATTAACAAAAACAAAAGAAATTCCAGCTGTAACAGCAAAAGCATTAAAAAATTACAATGACACATACGTTATTGGCGGAACGGCCGTTGTCAGCAATACGGTCTTCAACAAGCTCCCACATCCAAAGCGGATCTCAGGAGAAAACCGCTATGATACATCTGTTCAGGTGGCAAAGCAGCTCGATACGTCGGGGTATGCAGTTAACCTCGCAACGGGTGAAAACTTCGCAGATGCTCTTTCCGGATCCGTCCTTGCCGCAAACTTCTACGAGCCCGTTCTCCTAACGAGAAAGAACGAGCTTCCTAAGGAAGTTAAAAAACTATTTATGGATAAAGATACATTCTTCTTCACGATCTTCGGTGGACCGAATGCGATTAGTGAAGACGTGGAGGATGAGATTTGGGAGATGTTTGAGTAA
- a CDS encoding cell wall-binding repeat-containing protein → MKRAFGILTSLLLAGSLIGQSASAETGSAEQPQPSAKAPFDIKGFIGEMEPNNEFKDARETGIDYIAAGTLTDHDQDIYKLEIREEQRLDFFAGTDTLDSPLQFQVDVYDQNFEKMTPDSEENIELYKGSFDHLKPGTYYFVIKDLNNVDNGETYYFQTFGEGMLFSDRIYGFNRYDTAVEIAKETFRENEAPHVVLATGSDFPDALAGAPLAYAKDAPILLTKTDRIPDDVLNAFDYFGVEEVTIIGGENAVSKKVESKLKYDLSMKVNRIAGNDRYDTAAKIADELDTTSETAYVTYGGNYPDALSIASIAAMEGSPILLTKSNDIPEATSDALQNYSDSYAIGGPAVISDSVVDQLPDGERIAGSDRYETSVNVAKELDVRLQSVNLATGLGFADALTGSVHAAVNEEPVILTRPNKLSTPAKNLFEDYGTNTFTIFGGPAAVDFEVDDEIYEMFLD, encoded by the coding sequence ATGAAGAGAGCATTCGGGATCCTAACATCACTTTTACTCGCAGGAAGCTTAATCGGTCAGTCAGCTTCTGCAGAAACAGGTAGCGCAGAACAGCCTCAGCCGAGCGCTAAAGCACCCTTTGACATTAAAGGCTTTATCGGGGAAATGGAGCCAAATAATGAGTTTAAGGATGCACGTGAAACGGGCATCGATTACATAGCGGCTGGAACTTTAACAGATCATGATCAAGATATTTATAAACTAGAAATCAGGGAGGAACAGCGACTTGATTTTTTCGCTGGAACAGATACATTGGATTCACCTCTTCAGTTTCAAGTGGATGTCTATGATCAGAACTTCGAGAAAATGACGCCAGATAGTGAAGAGAACATTGAACTGTACAAAGGAAGTTTTGATCACCTGAAGCCAGGAACGTACTATTTTGTTATTAAAGACCTTAACAACGTAGATAACGGTGAGACATATTATTTCCAGACGTTCGGGGAAGGGATGCTTTTCTCTGATCGCATTTACGGTTTTAACCGCTACGATACAGCTGTTGAAATCGCCAAAGAAACGTTTCGAGAAAATGAAGCGCCACACGTGGTCCTTGCAACCGGATCAGATTTTCCAGACGCTCTTGCAGGTGCACCACTAGCCTATGCAAAAGATGCGCCAATTCTTTTAACGAAAACAGATCGAATCCCAGATGATGTTCTCAATGCATTTGACTACTTTGGCGTAGAAGAAGTAACGATTATCGGCGGGGAAAATGCAGTATCCAAAAAGGTAGAGAGCAAATTAAAATACGATCTTTCGATGAAGGTAAATCGTATCGCAGGTAATGACCGCTATGATACGGCAGCAAAAATTGCTGACGAGCTCGACACAACAAGCGAAACAGCTTATGTCACGTACGGTGGTAACTATCCCGACGCACTATCCATTGCTTCAATTGCCGCGATGGAAGGAAGTCCGATTCTCTTAACGAAATCAAACGACATTCCGGAAGCCACGAGCGACGCGCTTCAAAACTACAGCGATTCGTACGCCATCGGTGGACCGGCTGTTATCTCAGACAGTGTCGTTGATCAACTTCCAGACGGAGAGCGTATTGCAGGATCAGATCGTTATGAAACATCTGTAAATGTCGCAAAAGAGCTGGACGTTCGCTTACAATCTGTGAATCTAGCAACGGGTCTTGGCTTCGCTGATGCGCTAACAGGATCCGTGCATGCAGCGGTTAATGAAGAACCAGTGATCTTAACAAGACCAAACAAACTGTCCACTCCTGCGAAAAATCTCTTTGAAGACTATGGTACGAACACGTTCACGATTTTTGGTGGACCAGCTGCCGTAGACTTTGAAGTTGATGATGAGATCTATGAGATGTTCTTAGACTAA
- a CDS encoding YveK family protein translates to MEEKLNLRDLYRMVKKHLVMIVAITIVAMVISGVVSKFAITPIYQSSTQILVNQADSENIFDVNVVKSNLELINTYSVIMKSPLILEKVIKELDLNRDFEVLYEQVAVSSQEDSQVVVISVEDENQETAANIANSITKVFESEIKKVMKVDNVNVLYPAMVKPNPEPIKPQPALNVVVAGLAGLFLGIGIAFTRDYFDNTIKTEADIENKLGLPALGSITTINETGITSTVAQMKTKKKDVGGKMSGS, encoded by the coding sequence ATGGAAGAAAAGTTGAATTTAAGAGACTTGTATAGAATGGTCAAAAAGCATCTTGTCATGATCGTGGCGATCACTATTGTGGCGATGGTGATTAGTGGAGTTGTTTCGAAATTTGCTATTACGCCAATTTACCAGTCATCAACACAGATTCTAGTAAACCAAGCTGATTCAGAAAATATTTTTGATGTGAATGTTGTGAAATCAAATCTTGAATTAATCAATACGTATAGTGTCATTATGAAAAGCCCGCTTATCTTAGAAAAAGTTATTAAGGAACTTGATCTAAATCGAGATTTTGAAGTTCTATATGAACAAGTAGCTGTTTCGAGTCAAGAGGATTCACAAGTTGTTGTCATTTCAGTTGAGGATGAAAATCAAGAAACAGCAGCCAATATCGCAAATTCGATCACCAAAGTATTTGAGAGTGAAATTAAAAAAGTAATGAAAGTCGATAATGTAAACGTTTTGTACCCGGCAATGGTTAAACCAAATCCCGAACCCATTAAACCTCAGCCAGCTTTAAATGTTGTGGTTGCAGGACTAGCAGGTCTATTTCTTGGGATTGGCATTGCTTTTACAAGAGATTATTTTGATAACACTATTAAAACAGAAGCAGATATTGAGAATAAACTTGGACTTCCAGCATTAGGTTCGATTACAACGATAAACGAAACTGGAATTACGTCAACTGTAGCGCAAATGAAAACAAAGAAAAAGGACGTGGGAGGTAAGATGAGTGGTTCATAA
- a CDS encoding CpsD/CapB family tyrosine-protein kinase, translated as MVHKKHNEQRSHKLVTHLNPKSPISEQYRTIRTNIHFTSINETMQTYMVTSPMSGEGKTTTITNLGVVMAQQEKKVLIVDADTRKPSVHYSFQRHNTKGLTNVLTSQLSLRGAVISTAVPNLDILTSGPIPPNPSELLASPQMEQLLKEACRHYDIVLVDTPPVLIVSDAQIMANRCHGSILVVNSGKTELDSANQAKEALVHAKAKLLGVVLNRKNKRRDKTFYYYGPQ; from the coding sequence GTGGTTCATAAAAAACATAACGAACAACGAAGTCATAAGCTTGTAACCCATCTAAATCCTAAATCACCAATATCAGAACAGTATAGAACAATTCGTACAAATATACATTTCACTTCTATTAACGAGACTATGCAAACTTATATGGTCACATCCCCCATGTCTGGTGAGGGAAAAACAACTACAATTACCAACCTTGGTGTTGTAATGGCGCAACAAGAGAAGAAAGTATTAATCGTTGACGCAGATACAAGGAAGCCCTCAGTCCACTATTCTTTCCAAAGACATAATACAAAGGGACTGACCAATGTATTAACAAGCCAGCTTTCGCTTAGAGGAGCTGTCATATCTACAGCTGTTCCTAACCTTGATATATTGACAAGCGGACCAATTCCTCCGAATCCTTCTGAATTACTAGCTTCACCACAAATGGAACAACTTCTTAAAGAAGCTTGTCGGCATTACGATATTGTATTGGTAGATACACCGCCAGTATTAATCGTATCTGATGCGCAAATCATGGCCAATCGATGCCACGGTTCTATTTTAGTTGTTAACAGTGGAAAAACGGAGCTGGATTCGGCCAATCAGGCGAAAGAAGCACTAGTGCACGCGAAGGCAAAATTATTAGGTGTAGTGTTAAATCGCAAAAATAAGCGTAGGGACAAAACATTTTATTATTACGGTCCACAATGA
- a CDS encoding sugar phosphate nucleotidyltransferase: MKLVLLSGGSGKRLWPLSNDSRSKQFLKVLKNRQGGMESMVQRVWKQLKAVNLDESAFVATSKSQVDMIQNQLGGSVPLIIEPERRDTFPAIALAATYLYSIAGVGLNEVIGVLPVDPYVHDNFFRKVKELEEVLKKSDAELALLGVEPTYPSSKYGYIIPELPQKPGTSGLTVSHFKEKPSETEAEGLIQQKALWNCGVFAFKLDYIINLLVQKGLPIHYEELSKQYSRLLKTSFDYEVVEKAEKIIALPYSGSWKDLGTWNTLTEEMSTLQIGKGKICDESSNTHIVNELDIPVTVLGIQNAVVAVSPDGILVTDKSSSPRVKDLIKDLVQRPMFEERRWGWYRVLDHVTYSEGNEVLTKRIGVFAGKNISYQRHGRRSEVWTILKGEGLFAINDEIRLVKAGDVLEVPVGSNHGLKALSDMEFIEVQTGIELVEEDIERLYLTWEDIEAHCEFSR, from the coding sequence ATGAAGCTTGTATTGTTATCTGGAGGGTCTGGAAAACGATTGTGGCCATTATCGAATGATTCAAGATCTAAGCAATTTCTAAAAGTACTTAAGAATCGACAGGGTGGCATGGAGTCTATGGTTCAGAGGGTATGGAAGCAACTTAAAGCAGTGAATTTAGATGAATCAGCCTTTGTGGCAACGAGTAAGAGTCAGGTTGATATGATTCAAAATCAGCTTGGTGGGAGCGTTCCTTTGATAATCGAACCAGAGAGAAGAGATACATTTCCAGCTATTGCATTAGCCGCAACATATTTATATTCGATTGCCGGTGTAGGATTGAATGAAGTAATCGGTGTACTTCCGGTTGATCCGTATGTGCACGATAATTTCTTTCGTAAGGTGAAAGAATTAGAAGAGGTGCTGAAGAAATCGGATGCGGAACTTGCGTTGTTAGGGGTGGAACCAACCTATCCTTCCTCAAAATACGGGTATATTATTCCAGAGCTTCCTCAAAAACCAGGTACTAGCGGTCTAACTGTAAGTCATTTTAAGGAAAAACCATCTGAGACTGAAGCGGAAGGGTTAATCCAACAGAAAGCCTTATGGAACTGTGGTGTTTTTGCTTTTAAACTGGATTACATTATCAATTTGCTTGTTCAAAAAGGGCTTCCTATTCATTACGAAGAACTTTCCAAACAATATAGTCGTCTCTTGAAAACAAGCTTTGACTATGAGGTGGTAGAAAAAGCTGAGAAGATCATCGCTTTACCATACTCAGGGAGTTGGAAAGATCTTGGCACGTGGAATACTCTGACCGAAGAAATGTCTACTCTACAAATTGGAAAAGGGAAAATTTGTGATGAATCATCAAACACGCATATTGTAAATGAACTTGATATCCCTGTTACAGTTCTAGGTATCCAAAATGCAGTCGTTGCCGTCAGTCCTGATGGTATTTTAGTAACAGATAAATCATCGAGTCCTCGAGTAAAGGATTTAATTAAAGATCTGGTGCAGAGGCCAATGTTTGAAGAACGACGATGGGGGTGGTATAGGGTCCTTGATCATGTAACTTATTCTGAAGGGAATGAAGTGCTTACCAAGAGAATTGGTGTTTTCGCTGGGAAAAACATTAGTTACCAAAGACATGGACGGCGAAGTGAAGTGTGGACAATTCTAAAGGGAGAAGGACTATTTGCCATAAATGATGAAATTCGCTTAGTTAAAGCGGGAGATGTTTTAGAAGTACCAGTGGGTAGTAACCATGGTCTTAAGGCGCTATCAGATATGGAATTTATCGAAGTTCAAACGGGAATTGAATTGGTCGAAGAGGATATTGAGCGCCTCTATCTCACATGGGAAGATATAGAAGCTCATTGTGAGTTTTCAAGGTAA
- a CDS encoding sugar transferase, translated as MAKSNFEMEAVKSFPTPEQVKPVQLSPGYYAVKRLTDIVAALIALILLSPLLVILMLTYIFDPGPILFKQRRYGKEGKLFYIYKFRSMVRDAEQVLRSDELLYQKYVENNFKLGPEEDPRITRIGRFMRKTSLDEIPQLLNVLKGEMSLVGPRPIVNEELQEYGTKQNVFLSVKPGMTGYWQISGRSAVGYPERVDVELFYVYNQSLKLDLKIILGTFTAVLKRKGAY; from the coding sequence GTGGCTAAGTCTAATTTTGAAATGGAAGCGGTGAAATCCTTTCCGACTCCTGAACAGGTGAAACCCGTTCAGTTATCACCAGGATACTATGCAGTCAAGCGACTCACGGATATAGTTGCTGCACTGATTGCCCTTATTCTACTATCACCCTTACTCGTCATACTAATGCTGACGTATATTTTTGATCCAGGGCCAATTCTTTTCAAACAACGAAGATACGGAAAGGAAGGAAAGTTATTTTATATCTACAAATTCCGTTCGATGGTTAGGGATGCTGAACAGGTGTTGAGAAGTGATGAACTTCTTTATCAGAAATATGTAGAAAATAACTTCAAACTCGGGCCTGAAGAGGACCCACGAATTACAAGAATAGGTCGCTTTATGAGAAAGACCAGTCTAGATGAAATACCACAGCTACTCAATGTATTAAAAGGTGAGATGAGTCTAGTTGGTCCGAGACCAATTGTAAATGAAGAACTTCAGGAGTATGGCACTAAACAGAATGTGTTTCTCTCGGTAAAACCAGGAATGACAGGATATTGGCAAATTAGTGGAAGAAGTGCGGTGGGGTACCCAGAGCGTGTAGATGTTGAATTGTTCTATGTATATAACCAGTCACTTAAACTGGATCTGAAAATTATATTAGGAACGTTTACGGCCGTTCTTAAGCGTAAGGGCGCTTATTAA
- a CDS encoding sugar phosphate nucleotidyltransferase, which yields MKGIILAGGTGSRLYPLTKVTNKHLLPVGKFPMIYHSIYKLKEAGIEDILIVTGREHMGDVVNLLGSGAEFDVSITYRVQDQAGGIAEALGLAKTFAHNQPMVVILGDNIFQDSISSYVQSYITQGEGAKLLIKEVEDPERFGVPEIIGDYIVSIDEKPKVPKSKYAVTGIYMFDSSVFDIIDTLIPSGRGELEITDVNNAYIARGALTFNTLEGYWTDAGTHASLARANLLVQNIDFSPLFGRETALIK from the coding sequence ATGAAAGGCATTATACTCGCTGGTGGAACGGGGTCTCGTTTATATCCATTAACAAAAGTAACGAATAAACACTTATTACCTGTTGGGAAATTCCCAATGATTTACCACTCTATTTACAAGTTGAAGGAAGCAGGAATTGAAGACATCTTAATCGTTACCGGGCGAGAACATATGGGTGACGTCGTGAATTTACTAGGCAGCGGAGCAGAATTCGATGTTAGCATCACTTACCGCGTTCAAGATCAAGCAGGAGGCATTGCGGAAGCCCTAGGGTTAGCGAAAACCTTTGCACATAATCAACCCATGGTCGTTATTCTAGGAGACAATATATTTCAGGATAGTATTTCATCTTATGTTCAAAGCTATATCACACAAGGCGAAGGTGCAAAGTTGTTAATTAAAGAAGTAGAAGATCCCGAGCGATTTGGTGTTCCAGAAATTATTGGAGATTACATTGTTTCAATAGATGAGAAGCCAAAAGTTCCGAAATCTAAATATGCCGTAACGGGCATTTATATGTTCGATTCAAGTGTATTCGATATTATCGATACCCTTATTCCATCCGGAAGAGGTGAGCTTGAAATTACGGATGTGAATAATGCTTATATTGCTCGAGGGGCGTTAACATTTAATACGCTTGAAGGGTATTGGACAGACGCAGGTACACATGCTTCACTTGCAAGAGCTAATCTTCTTGTACAGAATATTGACTTCAGCCCACTTTTTGGAAGAGAAACGGCTTTAATTAAGTAG
- the rfbD gene encoding dTDP-4-dehydrorhamnose reductase, with protein sequence MMDIHEIKQAESFDQPVKKIMVLGAGGQVGKEFVRVLRTLPYEVFFYTRNELDITQYDSVLKKCKEVMPNIIVNCAAYTNVDQAEWEQELVFEVNENAVKRLAEVTREINAELVHISTNYVFDGESRVPYTEDDLPNPVNIYGRSKLAGENAIKKTLEAHYIIRTSWVYGCAGDNYFVNLLEAAKIQETIGIVDVQVSSPTYTEDLVYTVVKLMETKKFGTYHMTNSGSCSRYEFASAVLELAGKEKKLERIIPDQLMAKRPAYSVLNHEQLRRAGMAPRRWKEALSACMTAKMGDINGDQ encoded by the coding sequence ATGATGGACATTCATGAAATAAAGCAAGCAGAGTCTTTTGATCAACCTGTCAAAAAAATCATGGTTTTAGGAGCAGGGGGACAGGTGGGAAAAGAGTTTGTGCGTGTGTTGCGAACATTACCTTATGAAGTTTTTTTCTATACGAGAAATGAGCTTGATATTACTCAATATGATAGTGTCCTGAAGAAATGCAAAGAGGTTATGCCTAATATAATCGTGAACTGCGCTGCTTATACAAATGTGGATCAAGCAGAATGGGAGCAAGAACTTGTCTTTGAGGTTAATGAGAATGCTGTTAAGCGATTAGCAGAAGTGACAAGAGAAATAAATGCAGAGCTTGTTCATATCAGCACAAATTATGTTTTCGATGGGGAGTCAAGAGTACCTTATACAGAAGACGACCTTCCTAATCCGGTTAACATTTATGGCAGAAGTAAACTTGCTGGTGAAAATGCGATAAAGAAAACACTCGAAGCTCATTACATTATTCGAACCTCCTGGGTATACGGGTGTGCGGGGGATAATTACTTTGTGAATCTATTAGAAGCCGCGAAAATACAGGAGACGATCGGTATAGTTGATGTTCAGGTTAGTAGTCCAACATATACAGAAGATTTGGTTTATACAGTAGTGAAATTGATGGAGACAAAAAAATTCGGCACTTATCATATGACTAACAGTGGCTCGTGTTCTCGATATGAATTTGCATCAGCTGTATTAGAGTTGGCAGGTAAAGAAAAGAAGCTTGAACGCATTATACCAGATCAGCTAATGGCAAAAAGACCGGCGTATTCAGTGCTCAATCATGAGCAGTTGAGGCGAGCTGGAATGGCACCTCGACGTTGGAAAGAGGCTTTGTCGGCTTGTATGACAGCTAAAATGGGGGACATAAATGGTGATCAATAG
- a CDS encoding glycosyltransferase family 2 protein: MVINSKKSVAIILLNWKSYEDTSECLKSLEKLDYEPFHVYIVDNLSGDGSYEKLIQIYENNGFSTNVTFIQSGGNLGFAGGNNKGIKQAYEDGYEYIWLLNNDTTVDELALQPLIDVIENDKQIGIVGSKIYFADTGLLWFAGGEVNCYSGSTHHIGYKEKDHGQYDEVKLVKYIVGCSLLFRRELIDSIGYLEEDYFLYYEDTDWNIRAARNGWKVIYVPQSIVYHKVSSASSSKEVAPFFAYYNIRNAYLMILRNEGFLARFSAFLHVLWKVFEYHVRVIVKNQDSKRRRSSLIMQGALDGFRARSGKKDLRMKLKNG, from the coding sequence ATGGTGATCAATAGTAAAAAGTCTGTGGCCATTATCTTGTTGAATTGGAAAAGTTATGAGGATACTTCAGAATGTCTGAAGTCATTAGAAAAACTCGACTACGAGCCTTTTCATGTATACATTGTGGACAATCTATCGGGCGACGGTTCTTATGAGAAACTCATCCAAATATATGAAAACAATGGTTTTTCAACTAATGTAACGTTTATACAATCTGGTGGAAATCTCGGTTTTGCTGGTGGAAATAATAAGGGTATTAAGCAAGCTTATGAAGATGGGTACGAGTACATCTGGCTGTTAAATAACGATACAACAGTCGATGAACTTGCTCTTCAACCGCTGATTGACGTTATCGAAAACGATAAACAGATTGGAATAGTAGGATCAAAGATTTACTTCGCTGATACTGGCCTACTTTGGTTTGCTGGTGGGGAGGTTAATTGCTATTCGGGTTCAACTCATCACATTGGTTATAAGGAAAAGGATCATGGACAATACGATGAAGTGAAGCTTGTAAAATACATTGTGGGATGTAGTCTTTTATTCAGAAGAGAATTAATTGATTCAATTGGTTATCTAGAGGAAGATTACTTTCTTTATTACGAAGATACTGATTGGAATATTCGAGCAGCCAGAAATGGATGGAAAGTCATTTATGTACCACAGTCTATTGTTTACCATAAGGTTTCAAGTGCATCTTCTTCTAAAGAAGTAGCACCTTTCTTTGCTTATTATAATATTCGAAATGCATACTTGATGATACTTAGGAATGAAGGGTTTCTTGCGAGATTTAGTGCTTTTCTTCATGTACTGTGGAAGGTATTTGAATATCATGTCCGTGTAATTGTAAAGAACCAAGATAGTAAGCGGAGACGAAGTAGTTTAATTATGCAGGGAGCTCTTGATGGTTTTCGAGCGAGATCAGGTAAGAAGGACCTCCGTATGAAATTAAAAAATGGATAG